The DNA sequence AGTGATCGATGAAGGTCTCTGAAGTATGTCAGTAAAATTCAGGgtagaaattgaaaataaaatataggaCAAACGGGGCTAACAGAAAATTTCGAGGGAAGTTCGATTCACAACATCGTAAATCgatgatatacatatatatatgtgtgtgtatgtattcATCGATAGATTATGATTAATCGTTCGTATCGATACTTTCTTCAGTTCGTTAGTTTAATCGAGTTGATGACGATCGAACGTAAAAGGGAAGGGATTAAATAAACGAATCGTTAAGAGATCGTTCCGCGGGAGCGAGGGACGATTCTCGCAAGTCTTCGACGGAAGTGCGGAAAGAGAGAGCACACCTCATTCAATTTTAGACAAGAAGAACTCACGCTGCGAGTATAGTGTTGGTGTAGcgagtaaatatatatagtgtACGAAGAAAACTGTAAGGTTGGAGAACGTAGCAGGCTGTCGGTGCATGCAGACCATTCTATGAGCGAGTTACCATACCAAGTATAATATCCTCCAACAATAATCAGCTGTCTCCTTTGTCATAGTACGTCTACCACTTACGGTTACGTGTAGTTTCTGATTATTGTTGAATCGACTAATTGTACTATGTTTATTCATGCTTCTTTGATACTTAATCCAGAATAATTGTTCTTAACTTACGGTTCAGGATTACCTTTTGCTGTCTTATTGTCTAAAATCTGCCCCTATTTACTGGAACGCTTTATCGTCCTTGTTGCTATATCGtatgaaatgaaagaatttaGTGTAGGACGTTGGGGtcgttttatttctattacatTAACCTTTTTGTGTGTTATCCTGATAATTTTTTTAGGAGTAAAGAATTAGTCAggatatattatatgtacacTGCGCTTGATCGTTGAAAAATAACGTTTACCAGAATATTCGGGATTCGTAGATATAGATAATTCTACGGTCATATATTTAAGATGGAATATGTAGGATTTTATGGATAGAAATATCTGTGGTAGGTGGACAAGGGAAATGATTTACAATGATGGaaacacatatatacacaGAGTGTGTGTGCGTGGTTCACATACAGTGGTGCTTTGACGATTATTTAGCCAAGCAGTAAGCCAAGACGACGATAACATTGACAAAGGAAAATATGATAACAGCATCAAGAGACATTGATAATACatcgatatataaaatacgaaataaacgAAACTTAAAACGAAGAATTAAGGAACAGAAAATATGAGACATTCTTATGATGTGCTTCCATATCTGGTTCTTCCAAGTTCCTCCTTTTTTCACGACTAATTACATCAACCAAGGGATAAAAGAATCGCTTGTCGGTACAAAGGAAATTGATATGGGTGTAAAAAGAAGGAAGGGGTAAAAAGCATGAATGAGCAAAACATCAATGCTGGGCATACACATCAGCTCAATCACACGTCGAAAGACAAAACGATCCACGTTTCACGTATCGCGATCTCCTGTGCAGTAAACAATAAAAAGGTTATCCGAGGAGCACGGTGAAAGTAGAAACGGAAAGACAGAGTCAGACAGAGAAGTCAGAGAGTCATTAGCAGGGTTAATCCAACACTCGGAATTTCTGAGTCAGCGAAATTACCGATCTATTCTCCTTTCGGTACATTTAAAGCTCACGAAGTAACCCTGCTGGAAAGATAGTAGATAGTTTTTGAAAAAGTAGAAGACAGAGTAgacagagaagaagaaaaagtttTGAAAGAGACAGACAGCAAGGAGTCTCGCAGTTCCGGCTGCAGAATCGGTCGGTGGAGGCCACTACTTACGAGCTTCCTTCGGAACTAGAGATCGAGTTGAGACTTCCGGCTGTGTCACTGGCCAACGATCCCGACTGTTTCCCGGATTCAAAGCGTTGATAGGGTACGATCTCCTCGGAACGCTGTATGCTGCTCGGCGTGCTGTTGCGTTTCCGGCTCGATAAACCGGCGCGTGCCTCCGCGACACCGCTTCCGACGAAGATCCCGCCGATACCGCACTCTGCGTTGTAAATCAAACAAGAAACAACCGCTAAAGCTATGATCTTTCATTGTGATTCCCGCATCGCGTCCGCCGCAgcccttttttctttcatccaGCTCCAGGTGGTCGCCGTGCGTTTCtctttcgattatttttatcacGACGAATCtagctctctttctctccctttcgtTCGCTCATTCTCACAGTACTCTCGCTTCCTTTTTTTCGCTCACCGTTCGTTCGAATTTTCTCTCATAACGAAAATCGAGGAAGTGATAAGAGAGAATACACATGTACACCTGGATGAAATTCTGACTATGTGAATGAAATCGATGAAGGTTTTGGAAGATAGACAAGTAAAGGAAAGGTGCTTTCAGTTCGGTTAACTACTACGTAGCTCGTGGGAAAAGACTTCGATGGCCTGTATGCTCGAATCGGTCTTTCAAAGTCCACGATATCAATGACGATTCCGTGGTACAAGGCCTGCGAAAGATCTCGTATCCCGATGGGGTTAAACTCCTGCTCTCTGGAAGAAAGAATACGATAGAACAATGATTAACAGCAGACGGAAATTCAAGAGCCCTCTGACTCTCTTGTGTGGTCGCACCTGCAATCAGAAGCGCGCGAAAGCGTTACAAGCTAAATTTTTGTAAGTGTATCATCAACAAAACGTCACATCTATACTTCTGCTATAGGAAAATTCGCTGCagctatgtatatatatatatatgtatattcataCAGATGTATTTGCATGTTGTGTTCGTGTAACACAGAAGTGTACAGAAGGGTTTAATCCTACGAAGACTCGTTCGTTTCTCTCTGAACATCTACGGTGTAAGCGAGTATTTCACATTTGCTCGCGTTTCACCGAACTTTCGAGAAGTACATAAGTGTCGACAGGCAAAATGTACAAGACTCGTGTGCTACAGTCAACGAACCTGTTTTGCTTTGtaacgaagaagaaattaaaaaaaaaaaacaaaaataatatcgagatatatgtatatccatgtatatatatgcacGTATATGTAGAAATATGCGCATGAGAACACTGCATCGCTCGAAGACATCAAGAAACGAAAAGCCGTAGTGGGTGAAGTAACCTTCACCAGTAAGCACGTATCAACAGCGGcttctaataaaataaacgacaACGAATCAGGTGGTCAACTTACCTACCGTCGTGTGTAAGTCTCGATCGTAATCGAGATTTGCAACAAGTTGACCACATGTTTCATCTATAAGTTGAAAAGCTATACAAAACAGATAAACAACGCGACGTATTGCCAGCATCAATCTTTGGCCGGCGCTTTAGCTACAAAGTCACGAATAAGACAATCCGGCATGAACAAATATACTTGAGCAGCTAATACGTAAGGTTCTTGAGATACAACCTGTTTCTTCTCGATAGAACTGGATGAACAACTTCATCGAGCTCTACACAGCTCAGGAAACTCGTGCAAACGTTCATCTAAAAGTTACGTATCGCTACTACGTAGGAACAGTCTCTACGATCTATGGGAAGTGACTTGTGAATCGTTTCGCGACTATTTGGAGGACCGTGCAACCTCGAAAATACTTTCCCCaacaattaaataataataaataatcgcAATCCGaagtttgattattaaaaatgtcgaAGAAAGTATTTTCCAACGATAGTCACGAACAGTTTCGCGTCACTCCCCTCTCTAAAGCACAACTTCTGTCTAAAGAGGAATGTGCTGAGTGTTTTatggttgttgttgttgttcaTAGAAATGTCGTAGACTGATCACGCTGCTGTCGTTCTTCTTGCCTCTCTGTATCTCTCTGTAACTTGTACTCACATTTCGCCGAAAGCTGCTACGACATCCTCTCGAATGGACTGCTAATTatcgttaataaatttaaccGCTGAAGAATAGACAGATCTAACGCGCGTATTTGTTTCATACAACgtctgtataaatatatgttaaaGAAATTTGCGTGTCGATGACACCGTGCCGAACGCTCCCACGTAACGAAAATAGGGGATTGAAATCAAAGAGGGAGAAACAATTAAAACGGGGATGATATATTTTGCAGAGTGTGTTCGGACCTGTCCCCGTCGCCGCTACCCTCGCCATCGCTGCTTGCGGAACTCGGTTGCCTTCCGCTCCTTCCGCTGGCCGTGTCCTCCGGCAATACCTCCTCGCTCCTATGAACTGTAAAGGAGGACTTGCCCTTCTTCCCGAATCCTAGCCGCCGTTTTCGTCCTTCGTCGCCCACGCATGTACCACCAACAGACGCACGTGGTATGTTATGGTTTTTGCGTGACGTGATATAGTTTTTTTGTTGTGgttgtagtagtagtagtagtagtagtagtagtagtagtagtagtagtagtagtagtagtagtagtagtagtagtagtagaaGTAGTAGTAGAAGTAGTAGTAGAAGTAGTGGTTGTAGTGATGGTAGTAGTAGATGTTGTTTTCATAGTAGAAGAGCGGTGAATTGTGATTTTGTTGTGTTAATTTGCATATATAGTATCGATATATGCGTGGTGCGtatgtaaaaatttttctCGTGGCAGAGGTGtagtataattttttttttttttgagtgTTTTGTTTCAACGTTTTTGCGTAATAGTAGAGCGATCGTTTCCAGCGATCGATCGGGATGATCCGCGTCGAGTGTTGTCCCGTGACACGATCGCGCGAGCGACGATATAGCCCGCCACGATGAGAAATCGTGCAGGTGGGTGCAGATCGATGACGTGAATGGTCCCCAGCGTCGAGAGATAGTTGGTTGGTAGAAGTAAAGTGTGAATGTGTTCATGTCGAAGAGAGGCGGATAGAGATGAGGAGGGATGGCGGAGAAAACAAGAATACGATTAGAATGTACATACTGCCCCGTTTACTGGGTTTTTTGCTCTTCTACCGTGTGCTCTTGATATCGTTTGTACCGCTTCCTTCGCTCTACTTCGCGGATTCTCCCATGAAACTCGTGAAAATCCGCTTTTCGATCGTCACATCTTGTCACGTGTGATGTGAACGAAGCGTACAAATGTTTAATCAAATAATCTTCTTGAAAATGACGAGAAAAATATAGCGAGAGCACACCGTAGGTCTACTCACTAATGGTGCTAAACTAATGCTATGCTATTATTCGAGGAACTATCGATATATTACAAAGAAACTGACTACATTAAGATGCCAGATAGAAAGAAGAGACAGAGAAGATAGTCTAGAAATCGCGCGAGAATAATATGAATGCGAAATAGAAAAACGTCTTCACGCGACCGCTCTCGAACTTATCGAATTTCCCGAACAAAGTAGCAATACACCGCACGCAACGTTTAAAATGTGAAATTGGAAGAAACGACTAGTGTGACGATGTGTTACCTGTGGCGGACAGCTGACTAGTGCTGTTACTCTTCTTCCCGAGACCTGACTGATACTGCACCGCGCTTCCGCCACCGCTGCTACTTCCGCTTCCGCTTTTACTGCCGGGCGAACTCTTGCGACCCCTCCTCGAGGAGTCCTCCACGTTCAAACCGATCGCCGTATCGCTCAAACTACCGTCTAATAAACAAACGTCGCGTGAACacggaaataataaaaaaagaaagaatctAGAAGAGTAGGATTAGGAAATTAACGCAGATACACCGATGGTTGAACGATGATTATCGCAGCATCGTTAGACTgtccaataaaaaaaattacttcCATTCAAAATACATTCGATTAGACTTCAAATAAAGAGAAACCCTCGTtatgtagaaaaatattttacactaTAATTTGGGCATATCTGTATTAATCACTTCCTAAATTTCTAAACTACAATTTTCCTAATGAAAATTCCTAAAAACAATCTTCCTACAAAAAAAATAATGCCTCTAAATCTAATTCCAAAGAGAGATTGCAGAAACTTACCAACTTTCTCGTCCTGTGGCGCGTCGGTATTACTAAGACTCCTGGTGAACTGTCCCCTTTTATGGTCGTCGTGCTCGTTATCGCCTGGCTGGGTCCTGGACGGCTTCTCGTACGAGCCCGACTGACTGTACTCGCTGCTTTCGGGCATGGAGGAGGAGCGGCGATCCCGCGCGTCGTCACGTTGTTGGTTGACGGCGGCGGAGGCATCGTCGGCGGCGGTTTTTTTCCGCGAACGCCGTCGAGTCGACGACGTTGGGGACGACGACGAGGTGACGGCGGTATCAGTGAAGTTGTCGCGCCGCGACAGTTTCGTGTTTCGTGAGGTTTCGTGGTGATCGACGGCCCGTGGGTGGTAGTTTTTAGTAGTGTCGGAGGTAGCGGTTTGGGAATCAAAGAGACTTGAATTAGCGTTACCGGGGTGGGGTGCTCGGTTACGAGGCCTACGCGGATCGCACGGGCCAAATCCGCAGTTCTCGCTGCACTGGCTCTCGCTCTCCATCGAGTACTCGTAGTACTCGAGGGTGTCGCTGATCGCTACGTTCCTCTTACTACCCTGCTGCTGTTGTTGACTCGGATGCTGCTGGGCTTGCTGATGACGTTGTTGCTGCTGCCTCTTCTCGAGTAGCTCGAGATCCCTAGGCTCCGGACAGCTGCTATTTCGTCTACGGTACCTATGTCTCGATTCTACCGAAGGTCTCCTCTCTTCGCTCTTTCGCGAGAACGAGCCAGACCTACCTAATTCGTACGACATCGCTAATTCTCGACACTCCGGACAACTAGTTTTTCGCCTACCGCGATACTGCGACGACGACCGCAGCGATCCCGACCTAGCCAGTTCGTATGGTTCCCGATAATCGCGAGTCTGAACGTTTTCGTAGTCGTATCTTGAGTCTACGTAACCATCGCGAACCTGTTCCCCGTCGTAGTAGCCCGATCTAATACCATCGCTAACCACCGTGCCCGTTACGTTTTTCTGACGGAAACAGTCCGCGCACACGACCGTCTCCATCGAACCGAAATCCTCGTCCGAATCCAGAATAAAGTTCGTActtctttcttcgtcttttcTTCGTGGAGGATCGTAGTATCGGAGCTCTCTAGCTTCGGGGCAGCTGCTGTTCCTTTTGCGACGATACAGACGTCTGGCTCTTTCCGCTCTGTCCGACGAGCTCAGTTCCTCGTCGGAACGTAATATCGGCGTAGATTCTGCTCGTTGCAGCATCATTCGCTTGCTATCGGATAAACTCGGTATGGTTAGCGTGCCCCTCGTGCTGGATATCGTATCTCGATACGGTAAGTTCTCGTAGACACCCGTACTAACTTCTCTGCTTCCCCTTCTACTtctcctctttctccttcGTGGCAGCGTATTATCTTGATAAGCGTCGGCTCCAACACACTCTGGGCCGCTGTGCGCTTGATAATCGTACTCCTCCGCGGAACGATAGTCACGATAATCACCGATATAGTCAGCATCAACGTACTGCGACGATCTTTTCTTACGTCTACTACTTCGACTGCTGTCTTTTCTTCTATAGTAATCGTCCTCGTACATTTCTGCGTCGGTTCTCGGAATATTTTCATCCTCGTAATCGTACAACCGGTGACCGTACTCGTCGACGTTCCCTCTGTCGATAAACCCTTCGTCGTATTCGATATCCCAGTTGTAACCATCGTATCCGTTCTCCAGATACGATTCGCtgcttttccttcttcttcgaGAACGACCGCTAGTTCTCTGATTGTCGTAGTGTTCTAAATCCGAGGCAGCGTGCATCGAAGAACAAGTAATGTCCCTGTCCGGGCCGTATTTCTCCGCGGATGACAGCGCCTCGTCGATGCTGCAGTAAATGTGCTCGTTAGCCGGGTCGCAGATATCGCTGTCGAGattcttcgttcgtttcttgGATATGTCTAGACCGAACGCGGAATCGTGCTCCTGGAACGTCGAGTCTCTGTATTTCCTTTTGGTGGGATCTTCACGGCCAAGGACATTCCGCAGACCTATTTGATCGTCGCTGCTGAAGGAATTTTCCTCCGACAGATCGTACGAGTGGTAACCTTTACCGGCAAGGTCCATATCTATATTCTGTTTGTCGAAGCGCGGCATATAAATCTCCGTCTCGCCGCAACTAAATTCAGAATCGTATCCATAGAATGGTTTGTGATCCTGTTTCAGCATGTAATCGTAATTCTTCTCTCGATTGAGCAGAATCTTAGGCATCTTGTCGTCGCTGTTCGAGTCGAAGTACGATTTACTCTGATCACCCAGAGCCGGTATCTTGTCGCCGTAACCGGCATCGTTAATAGCCATGTTCTTCTTCAATTTACGACGGGCGGTTCTCAGGCTGTCGTCGCTGAATATGTTGCTTGATATAGTGTCATACTCGAAACTCTTGGCTCTACGCGAGAGCATGCCCGTGCCTAGTCCGAAACCGTAACGATCAGCGTAGGTATCGTGCAGCACGTCGTAGTCGAAGCTCCTAGCCTTCGAGAATAAAAACGATCTACGCGGCCGTAAGCTAACGTCTAGGTTCCTAATGCCGTGATCGTCCGTTAAGTCGTGCAAGCCTCTCGAGAACAAGTGGTGCCTAGATTTCGCGGTTCTGCCAGTACGATCTTGCCAGCTACGCGACCGTCTACGCATACCGGAGTCCACTTGATAGGGCGACGAGTATCTGTCGCGAAACTTCTCGATGAGGCGATCGTTGAAGTCGACCTGAAGGCAATCTTCCACGTATATCTCCGGTATACGATTCTTAGAGCTACCGGTTAGCTCCTCTGGCTTGAGCAAGTACCCCTCGGAGACGCTGTACTCGCTGGTCTCCGGGCTGTAATATCTCAGCATGTTCTCGTCGACGGTCTGCGACCTCGTGAACGGCGTACGCATCTTTCTGTACAACGAGCGCACCACTGCGGACTTGCTCCGTACGAGGGGATGCGGGGTGGGATTGTGCTTGCTGGGGTTGTTGCTCCTGGGCTTGGTGGGATTGTTGTTCGGACAGTGACATTCGCTGCAGGGTACCCTAAGTCTGTGCCTGCGCCTATTGCGCCTAGGGGGCAGGGGCATAGGGGATATGACACCGGGTATTAAAACGTTTTTAACTGTCGGTCTGCAAACAATGTTTTTCATATAGAGTTTTAGCGCTTCTGCGGTTACATTAACGATTTCTTTTTTGAGCCcattcttcatttttttttaatcaaagaaaaaaaaagactcTACTCGCACGttcgcgatcgatcgaacgcgtttctcttcttccttctttttcttaaaatatctGCTATCTTTTTGGTTCCGTTTTCGCCGGGGTTTTTTCCCAAAAtggttttatttttcttttctttttttatacacAACATAGCTTTTGTTGCAATGCGATAGGTACCGAAAGAGAGAATTTGAGCCGAGAATTTTGTTGCATTTGTCACTCGCcgaacaaatatatataaatgcaGGTTGTCTGTAGGACGTGCGACGATTGATTAGTCTCTTCGTGATTATACACacaacatacatacatatatgtaattgtGACGTGTTTCAACGTAGGTAGACCTAGCCGTTCGACCAACGCCACGCACTAATCCCTGCTTTATTAGAATGGGACAATATTAAATGGACATTGACACAGTGCATAGGAGGTGCAGTCTAGCCAACTAAAGTAGTAGAATTCCTCGAAGAGAGCGCGGCAGGATTTTTGGGAAACCTATCAAGCAGGCGGGGGGAAATGAGATAGTGCAACTACGGGGTGTCGTTTCATTCGGCAATGTCCATTTAATTCAGGGATTATCGTCGATGAGAAGGTAAGCCATCAAATGTTCCATTCTGTGCGCGGTGTACATGGTCTATCGACGAGCATAACGATAATTTACTTGGAGGAGAAAACGGGATTACGCTATTCTGAATGAATGGACTATGAGATGAGATTAGTAGGAaggaaaaagggagaaagaaataCGAGAGCCGAAGGGgaaaaaacgagaaaagaGGGGAAAAATAGAGGGAAAGGAACGCGATTTACCCgaatgtcacgtaaaaatgGTACAGTGGATGGCTGTCTCCTCTAAAGGGATACTTTCTTCTCTATGGAACTTGTCTTGCTTTGTACACTGACTTTGAAATGCAAGGTCATCGActcgaaaattaaaatacaatagACATTGAGCTATACTCACATTAGTCCTCTAGAGCCACGTGGTCGTTCCGATTGCGTACTGAAGGCACTGCTCGTCACGGAGGCTATACTCTCCATATCGGAGTCACCAAGATCACCAAGTACGTCTTTGTCAGGACTTAAATTTCCCCTTCGCGGTCTGTGCATTCGATAAGGGTGACTGTGCGGCAAAGATAACGGATCCTGATCTATCGAGAGCAGATCCGAATCCGACAGTCCGCTATAGTGTTTTTCCCAACCTGAAAAATCAACGTTATTCCCATTGGAAATACACGTACTTCGCCAGCtgtaaattctaaaatatatatccAACAACCTACGACTCCTATACCGATCCTCTTCACAGATAAATTCTAAtataatcgaaaataaaaatagttgcTATCAAACTGTTTCAAAACTACGGTCAATTTTACACGTCAAACGTCCACCCTCTAATAACATCCTATTACAAAGTTCATCCTGGCGTATTCACGCTAGCCAAAAATTACCGAAACAAGGTCAATTAGGAACGCGGATTTTCACGAGGTTTCATTACTGTTCTCGTATCACGAGGTATTCGAAAACTTTGAAATTAATAACCCGGCGAACAAAATGGGAAAAGTGAGCTCACCTCCCGTACCCGTACTCCTGTACGTGGTATGCACCTGCCTATTGCGGTGTCTCATAAATCTCGCCCGTTCCTCGGGATCCTGAACAGCCCTTTCCTTCAGAGCCGTCGGAATCAGAGGCAATTGTCTCTTCTTCGGACTTCCGGTGGGAGTGGCTGTCGCTGACCTCGAGCTGAATCTGGAATGCGTAAAGCGAAACGTTCTCGTTTTCTGTTCTATCACGGTTTCGTTTGTGGCTCGCGTCGATAACTCATACAACATACCTGGGTGGAACGTAGCCGTGCGAGTAAAGCATGGATCTATGTTCCGGCGGAGACAGAGAGCGATGACCGGTGGGACTTTGAGACCTTCCGCGATACCGAA is a window from the Bombus huntii isolate Logan2020A chromosome 6, iyBomHunt1.1, whole genome shotgun sequence genome containing:
- the LOC126866319 gene encoding regulating synaptic membrane exocytosis protein 2 isoform X2 codes for the protein MAAVPDMSHLTPEERSTIEEVIIRQKQEEEKENEIMRRKQDEVTILEERIRACSEKHKKAGVELHATCHICLKTKFADGVGHICNYCSIRCCARCGGKVTLRSNKVIWVCILCRKKQELLSKTGQWITKAGLAAGDNAMLRRMQDMQVGGPPGLVDQTQDKRPKLERAHSAAEKENLPLLLRSGSLLRRQYSQQEQGPGRRLPTSDSGVDMSVSPHSRSLPTPHVASPHQMQQPPRHPDAYAEDDPNLYRGEIDGLMKQQNYQRQRPIYPDQNTDLAMTYGQPTVEAGPPRSAVHPTQQHSVHQTQSAHPPQPMGGQVGLQPQRSFSSSEEERSTPECASDEPDESEKGKGYYHHTGGPISMSSGGRRHNGPHNGHHNMAAMTIEYNGHHPPREPRKEESTLVRRSFRRSGDEWRSDSRRFTERRGKKTVRFHGGTNVGGPQEDWSWEADRQGSQDSATKDSGIDTSSTFTSSEDSNRGDLPKHPLSWQVSRDGQKIIGHMVLRKQPGSGSASSSSILGLKVVGGKLLEDGSMGAVIEKVKKGSTADIEGQLRPGDEVIKWNGRSLQGKSFREVYDIIAESRQEPQVELVVSRNLSSTTGPVTMPAGLTPTAPMPSRKIAAQIQWRQKHPETISGPQQPHHKGLKKCILWELYDARREKPSVLVTSPGSPDLHAQGRARHLRHTSGNANVGGNLQVKLSFDSVALRLIVTLICAAGLTPRSNGQPRNPYAKIFLLPDKSEKSKRRTKTLANTNDPKWNQTFIYDGIRRPELRKRALEVTVWDYGKYDTNDFLGEAILELATAHLDEEPEWHPLTGHGEHRHIGYYQEPDDMVITPVDCHLSPPSTTSRLSDSDTSECDITDCDVSREQRRTADGASISSIGSSSRFHNMPSNYKRHYSSPPPERELCIDGEHRSRRDMSPQGRKRAAIMIRDQPASISGYQTYRKDDIHRGMMGHRSHSAAPMDSPSLRYRGRSQSPTGHRSLSPPEHRSMLYSHGYVPPRFSSRSATATPTGSPKKRQLPLIPTALKERAVQDPEERARFMRHRNRQVHTTYRSTGTGGWEKHYSGLSDSDLLSIDQDPLSLPHSHPYRMHRPRRGNLSPDKDVLGDLGDSDMESIASVTSSAFSTQSERPRGSRGLIPTVKNVLIPGVISPMPLPPRRNRRRHRLRVPCSECHCPNNNPTKPRSNNPSKHNPTPHPLVRSKSAVVRSLYRKMRTPFTRSQTVDENMLRYYSPETSEYSVSEGYLLKPEELTGSSKNRIPEIYVEDCLQVDFNDRLIEKFRDRYSSPYQVDSGMRRRSRSWQDRTGRTAKSRHHLFSRGLHDLTDDHGIRNLDVSLRPRRSFLFSKARSFDYDVLHDTYADRYGFGLGTGMLSRRAKSFEYDTISSNIFSDDSLRTARRKLKKNMAINDAGYGDKIPALGDQSKSYFDSNSDDKMPKILLNREKNYDYMLKQDHKPFYGYDSEFSCGETEIYMPRFDKQNIDMDLAGKGYHSYDLSEENSFSSDDQIGLRNVLGREDPTKRKYRDSTFQEHDSAFGLDISKKRTKNLDSDICDPANEHIYCSIDEALSSAEKYGPDRDITCSSMHAASDLEHYDNQRTSGRSRRRRKSSESYLENGYDGYNWDIEYDEGFIDRGNVDEYGHRLYDYEDENIPRTDAEMYEDDYYRRKDSSRSSRRKKRSSQYVDADYIGDYRDYRSAEEYDYQAHSGPECVGADAYQDNTLPRRRKRRSRRGSREVSTGVYENLPYRDTISSTRGTLTIPSLSDSKRMMLQRAESTPILRSDEELSSSDRAERARRLYRRKRNSSCPEARELRYYDPPRRKDEERSTNFILDSDEDFGSMETVVCADCFRQKNVTGTVVSDGIRSGYYDGEQVRDGYVDSRYDYENVQTRDYREPYELARSGSLRSSSQYRGRRKTSCPECRELAMSYELGRSGSFSRKSEERRPSVESRHRYRRRNSSCPEPRDLELLEKRQQQQRHQQAQQHPSQQQQQGSKRNVAISDTLEYYEYSMESESQCSENCGFGPCDPRRPRNRAPHPGNANSSLFDSQTATSDTTKNYHPRAVDHHETSRNTKLSRRDNFTDTAVTSSSSPTSSTRRRSRKKTAADDASAAVNQQRDDARDRRSSSMPESSEYSQSGSYEKPSRTQPGDNEHDDHKRGQFTRSLSNTDAPQDEKVDGSLSDTAIGLNVEDSSRRGRKSSPGSKSGSGSSSGGGSAVQYQSGLGKKSNSTSQLSATECGIGGIFVGSGVAEARAGLSSRKRNSTPSSIQRSEEIVPYQRFESGKQSGSLASDTAGSLNSISSSEGSSWSPSLRMTGETGQLRDFIEDLGPGQVVGRQALGARCLGEIQLSLTQKKGYLEVEVIRAKDLKPKQGTKAIPASYVKVYLVNGKKCIAKAKTMAARKTLDPFYQQSLAFRENCRGCILQVTVWGDYGRLEGRKVFMGIAQIVLDELNLNEMVFGWYKLFGNISLVSGPPSLALSRRSSATSLESFKI